A part of Desulfobacterales bacterium genomic DNA contains:
- the brxL gene encoding protease Lon-related BREX system protein BrxL → METGDVSIDVLLNTHFAGRVVRKDLTKLLKEGANVPVYVLEYLLGMYCAVEDEAVIQEGLKTVKQILSDNYVRPDEAEKVKSKIKELGSYKIIDKVTVKLNERRDVYEGMLSNLGVKGLEVSSDIVKRYEKLLVGGIWCILNLQYYYEEGSKDSPFLISELKPIQMPNLDMNLIFEGRKQFSEEQWIDMILRSTGLEPTLFETRVKWHFLSRLIPLVENNYNLCELGPRGTGKSHIYKEISPNSILVSGGQTTVANLFYNMSSRKVGLVGVWDTVAFDEVAGIRFKDKDGIQIMKDFMASGSFSRGRDEVNANAAMVFVGNINQSVDMLVKTSHLFAPFPEEMIDAAFFDRMHAYVPGWEIPKMRPGFLTNQYGLIVDFLAEFLREMRKRSFSDAIDRYFKMGNNLNQRDIIAVRKTVSGLLKIIYPHGDFDKDAVERCLVYGLESRRRVKEQLKKIGGMEFYDVHFSYIDNETLEEKFVSVLEQGGGTLIPEGPMNPGTMHTVKLGTSGHPGLYRLELQVTAGNGKLSISGSGTDTKTKEAIKIAYDYFKANMARVSSMSKVGDHDYHLHIVEMQSTGPASDLTLCSFISLCSGLMGRSIQSQMIVLGNMSLGGTIEKASNLAEKLQTGFDAGAKKILIPMSSVGDIPTIPGELFAKFQTSFYSDPVDAVYKALGVK, encoded by the coding sequence ATGGAAACAGGCGATGTCAGTATTGATGTATTGTTAAATACGCATTTTGCAGGCCGTGTGGTACGAAAAGATCTGACCAAACTTCTCAAGGAGGGCGCCAATGTCCCTGTTTATGTGTTGGAATACCTCCTGGGGATGTATTGTGCGGTTGAAGATGAAGCGGTGATACAGGAAGGGCTTAAAACAGTAAAGCAGATTCTGTCAGATAATTATGTCCGCCCGGATGAGGCCGAAAAGGTCAAATCCAAAATTAAAGAACTCGGCAGCTATAAAATCATTGATAAGGTGACGGTAAAGCTCAATGAAAGACGAGATGTCTATGAAGGCATGCTTTCCAACCTCGGGGTCAAGGGACTTGAAGTCTCCAGTGATATTGTAAAACGATATGAAAAACTCCTGGTGGGAGGCATCTGGTGTATTTTAAATCTTCAATATTATTATGAGGAAGGGTCAAAGGATTCCCCCTTTCTTATATCAGAGCTCAAACCCATTCAAATGCCCAATCTTGATATGAACTTGATTTTTGAAGGGCGGAAGCAATTTTCTGAAGAACAATGGATCGACATGATCTTAAGATCAACCGGACTTGAACCGACTCTTTTTGAGACGCGTGTTAAATGGCATTTTCTGTCACGGTTGATCCCGCTGGTTGAAAATAATTATAACCTGTGCGAACTGGGACCCAGGGGAACGGGTAAAAGTCATATTTACAAAGAAATCAGTCCCAATTCGATACTGGTGTCCGGCGGCCAGACAACGGTGGCAAACCTGTTTTACAATATGAGCAGTCGGAAAGTCGGTCTTGTGGGGGTATGGGACACGGTGGCATTTGATGAGGTTGCCGGCATCCGGTTTAAAGATAAAGACGGCATACAGATCATGAAGGATTTTATGGCATCCGGTTCTTTTTCCCGGGGAAGGGATGAAGTTAATGCCAATGCTGCCATGGTCTTTGTGGGCAACATCAACCAAAGTGTGGATATGCTCGTTAAAACCAGTCATCTTTTTGCGCCTTTCCCTGAAGAAATGATTGATGCTGCTTTTTTCGACCGGATGCATGCCTATGTTCCGGGCTGGGAAATCCCCAAGATGAGACCCGGATTTCTCACCAACCAGTATGGATTGATTGTTGATTTTCTTGCTGAATTCTTAAGGGAAATGCGGAAAAGAAGCTTTTCAGATGCCATTGATCGATATTTTAAAATGGGAAACAACCTGAATCAGAGAGATATCATTGCCGTTCGAAAAACAGTGTCCGGACTTTTAAAAATCATATATCCCCATGGCGATTTTGATAAAGATGCGGTTGAACGCTGCCTCGTTTATGGCTTGGAAAGCAGGAGGCGTGTTAAAGAACAGCTGAAAAAGATCGGGGGCATGGAATTTTATGATGTGCATTTCAGCTACATCGATAATGAAACCCTGGAAGAAAAGTTTGTCAGTGTTCTTGAGCAGGGCGGAGGGACACTCATCCCTGAAGGCCCCATGAATCCTGGAACGATGCATACGGTAAAGCTCGGAACCTCCGGACATCCCGGTTTATACCGATTGGAACTTCAGGTGACAGCGGGCAATGGCAAATTATCGATTTCAGGCTCTGGAACCGACACAAAGACCAAAGAGGCCATCAAAATTGCCTATGACTATTTTAAGGCTAACATGGCAAGGGTCAGTTCCATGTCCAAAGTCGGCGATCATGATTATCACCTTCATATTGTTGAAATGCAAAGCACCGGCCCTGCTTCTGATCTGACCCTGTGCAGTTTTATCTCCTTATGTTCCGGGCTGATGGGTAGATCCATCCAAAGTCAGATGATCGTTTTGGGAAATATGAGCCTGGGTGGAACCATTGAAAAAGCATCAAATCTCGCAGAAAAGCTGCAAACCGGATTTGACGCGGGTGCAAAAAAAATCCTGATTCCCATGAGCAGTGTGGGAGATATCCCAACCATCCCCGGGGAACTGTTTGCCAAATTCCAGACGAGTTTTTATTCAGACCCTGTGGATGCTGTCTATAAAGCCTTAGGCGTCAAATAA
- the pglZ gene encoding BREX-1 system phosphatase PglZ type A: protein MDIKQLNQTLTRIFKEEKKRLVFWYDGEKEFEESLPSIEVEGVTLLRLDETCALDLKIRLEIGDVNGRFILYAPYYEPAPERDWLFDIKLYAYLFHADRASILIKELGLENQSMRPFIKERRAFFRSRDRLDRLKKWVELQDREDDMDLKMITVLVRADQPEPFAILMKLMASFCMDGQFDETMESKPWKEIDAFGLTPSFWKFMVQTFGYVNESSPGLMDLLIRIFVTDFSNHLKNDLPVSLAHFRISGTSKAMNASVFLNQWQTHTLYCKNFNRISKAISKRLNIAQAISCLEIENLLEVFTFEDVEQRVISSFRDQIIDRFHRASFDKDFLTIQDAIKKRLDGYWANSIFEDDPEKNLYKSACQALETAIKLFELRKKYDGGFNYKRADDMFAAYTRELFLFDQYHRIFNELANEAEQGGWDVLKQLRSCVEDCYSGWFLEQLSIKWGDFLGSDSDLIAPGLLDHWHLKGIDNQYNFFKEKIRPVLARSDRNRIFVIVSDAFRYEAGKEMTDQINGKYRLQAEIEPMLGVLPSFTALGMASTLPYESLSFKEDSISPLLDGKATGSFDQRAAILNNVNGTAVKASDLSAMSKDKGREFVKPHRVVYIYHDHIDAVGDKAVSEDKTFEAVRTAIDELTALVGLIIDRLNGSRVIITADHGFIYQEKDLAALDKSILEPEPNGAVKKHKRFILGATLGKSDKVFVGSTKQTANTITDMKFWLPGGTNRFNFVGGAKFFHGGAMLQEITIPVITVSEMKGIHKEKSQVGMVGVSLLGSSKKIVTNIPRFEFIQTDAVSQRMKPRTLKVSLRDGNDIVSKEETLTFDSSSSSMDERKKTVRLSLKSGPFDNKKEYALVLRNAEDETEYDRLPFMIDIAFANDF, encoded by the coding sequence ATGGATATAAAACAGCTCAACCAGACCCTGACACGGATTTTTAAAGAAGAGAAGAAACGACTCGTTTTCTGGTATGACGGGGAAAAGGAATTTGAAGAGAGTTTGCCGTCAATAGAAGTGGAAGGAGTTACTCTCTTAAGGCTTGATGAGACCTGCGCCCTTGATTTAAAAATAAGGCTTGAGATCGGGGATGTTAATGGACGATTTATTCTTTATGCCCCGTACTATGAACCCGCGCCGGAAAGAGACTGGCTTTTTGATATTAAATTATACGCCTATCTTTTCCATGCTGACCGGGCGTCGATCCTGATTAAGGAGCTGGGTCTGGAAAACCAGAGCATGAGGCCTTTTATTAAAGAACGAAGGGCGTTTTTCAGAAGCCGGGACCGGCTTGACCGATTAAAAAAATGGGTTGAACTGCAAGATCGGGAAGATGATATGGATCTTAAGATGATCACCGTTCTTGTACGGGCTGACCAGCCTGAACCTTTTGCCATTCTCATGAAATTGATGGCCTCTTTCTGCATGGACGGCCAATTTGATGAAACAATGGAATCAAAGCCATGGAAGGAGATTGATGCCTTTGGACTTACCCCTTCATTTTGGAAATTCATGGTGCAAACCTTTGGATACGTCAATGAATCATCACCGGGTTTGATGGATCTTTTGATCAGAATTTTTGTCACTGATTTTTCAAACCATCTTAAAAATGATCTGCCGGTTTCCCTTGCACATTTCAGGATTTCAGGAACGTCTAAAGCGATGAACGCATCGGTCTTTTTAAACCAGTGGCAGACCCATACCCTTTATTGTAAAAATTTCAACCGGATCTCTAAGGCTATCTCTAAACGACTGAATATCGCCCAGGCGATCTCCTGCCTGGAAATTGAAAATCTTCTGGAAGTCTTCACTTTTGAAGATGTGGAACAAAGAGTTATCAGTTCATTCAGGGATCAGATCATTGATCGTTTTCATCGGGCTTCTTTTGATAAGGATTTTTTAACCATCCAGGATGCCATTAAAAAACGGCTGGATGGATATTGGGCAAATTCTATTTTTGAGGATGATCCTGAAAAAAACCTCTATAAATCCGCCTGTCAAGCGTTGGAAACAGCCATAAAGCTGTTTGAGCTGAGAAAAAAATATGACGGTGGATTTAATTACAAGCGTGCCGACGACATGTTTGCGGCGTATACCCGGGAACTTTTTCTTTTTGATCAATACCATCGAATCTTCAATGAACTTGCCAATGAGGCGGAACAGGGTGGATGGGATGTGTTGAAACAGCTTAGATCCTGTGTGGAAGATTGTTACAGTGGCTGGTTCCTGGAACAGCTTTCCATTAAATGGGGTGATTTCCTCGGATCTGATTCTGATTTGATTGCACCGGGTCTGCTTGACCACTGGCATTTGAAGGGGATTGATAATCAATATAATTTTTTTAAGGAAAAGATAAGGCCTGTATTGGCCAGGTCCGATAGAAACAGGATATTTGTCATTGTCAGCGATGCCTTTCGTTATGAAGCAGGAAAAGAGATGACAGACCAGATCAATGGCAAGTATCGGCTTCAGGCTGAGATTGAGCCCATGCTTGGCGTTTTGCCGAGTTTTACAGCCCTGGGTATGGCATCAACGCTGCCATATGAATCCTTGTCATTTAAAGAGGATTCAATAAGTCCATTACTTGACGGGAAAGCAACCGGTTCATTTGATCAGCGTGCGGCCATTCTAAATAATGTTAACGGAACAGCCGTTAAAGCATCAGATCTGTCAGCCATGAGCAAAGACAAGGGCCGGGAGTTTGTAAAACCCCACAGGGTCGTTTATATTTATCATGATCATATTGATGCTGTTGGAGACAAGGCCGTTTCAGAAGATAAGACCTTTGAGGCCGTAAGAACTGCCATTGATGAGCTGACAGCGCTTGTGGGGCTTATCATTGACCGCCTGAATGGCTCCCGGGTCATTATCACCGCAGATCATGGTTTTATTTATCAGGAAAAAGATCTGGCGGCCTTGGACAAAAGTATCCTGGAGCCGGAACCCAACGGTGCGGTTAAAAAGCATAAACGATTCATTCTGGGAGCAACCCTTGGAAAATCTGATAAGGTATTTGTCGGCAGCACTAAACAGACCGCCAATACGATTACAGATATGAAGTTCTGGCTGCCAGGGGGAACCAACCGGTTCAATTTTGTGGGGGGAGCAAAGTTTTTCCATGGCGGGGCCATGCTCCAGGAAATCACCATACCGGTGATAACGGTATCTGAAATGAAGGGAATCCATAAGGAGAAATCCCAGGTGGGCATGGTGGGTGTTTCTTTACTGGGATCCTCTAAAAAGATCGTGACCAATATCCCCAGATTTGAATTCATACAGACCGATGCCGTTTCCCAGCGCATGAAACCCAGGACCTTAAAAGTATCTTTGCGGGACGGAAACGATATTGTCAGCAAAGAAGAGACCCTCACCTTTGACAGCAGTTCTTCATCCATGGATGAACGTAAAAAAACAGTCAGGCTATCTTTAAAATCAGGACCCTTTGACAATAAAAAAGAATATGCCCTGGTGCTTCGCAATGCCGAGGATGAGACAGAATATGACAGACTGCCGTTCATGATAGATATTGCATTTGCAAACGATTTTTAG
- a CDS encoding TatD family hydrolase: MTLFESHCHIDDPVFDEDIDLVIQRAKDSGINAMMIVGVNTDSSKKAVSIAESRSDIYASVGLHPHETNNCSETVIDELKHLAASPKVRAWGEIGLDFNRMHSPEAVQEKWLVRQLDTAGTLNLPVIFHERESRGRLLDILKTHEHRIRGVIHCFSGNEAELNQYLDMGLYIGITGIITLCSRGMDLRRLAPMIPAERLLIETDSPYLTPTPERNRTRRNEPAFVRRVLLKLAEVRDEDPEYLSEVIWANSCRLFGIPRP; the protein is encoded by the coding sequence CTGACACTATTTGAAAGCCACTGCCACATAGATGACCCCGTATTTGACGAAGACATTGACCTGGTCATCCAGCGCGCAAAGGACAGCGGCATAAACGCGATGATGATAGTCGGGGTCAACACGGATTCTTCGAAGAAGGCAGTATCCATAGCAGAATCCCGATCCGATATTTACGCTTCGGTTGGCCTGCATCCCCATGAGACAAATAACTGTTCGGAGACCGTCATAGACGAACTCAAACACCTGGCAGCGAGTCCGAAGGTTCGCGCCTGGGGAGAAATCGGACTGGACTTTAACCGGATGCATTCGCCCGAAGCCGTTCAGGAGAAATGGCTGGTCCGTCAGCTTGACACAGCGGGGACATTAAATCTGCCAGTCATATTTCATGAAAGAGAGAGCCGGGGACGGCTTCTGGATATTCTCAAGACTCACGAACACCGCATCAGAGGGGTTATCCACTGTTTCAGCGGCAATGAAGCCGAATTAAACCAATATCTGGACATGGGACTGTACATCGGCATAACCGGAATCATCACCCTCTGTTCCCGCGGCATGGATTTGCGGCGGTTGGCCCCCATGATACCCGCGGAAAGACTTTTGATTGAAACCGACTCTCCCTATCTGACCCCCACGCCCGAACGAAACCGAACCCGGAGAAACGAGCCCGCCTTTGTCAGGCGGGTTCTACTAAAGCTTGCTGAGGTCAGAGACGAAGATCCGGAATATCTTTCAGAGGTGATATGGGCGAACAGTTGCAGATTATTCGGTATCCCCCGGCCCTGA
- the tatA gene encoding twin-arginine translocase TatA/TatE family subunit: protein MFGIGMPELIIILVIILIIFGAGKLPEIGSGIGKGIKNFKKATKEINEDEDEKKISDKKDA from the coding sequence ATGTTTGGAATCGGAATGCCGGAACTTATCATCATACTGGTTATCATCCTGATCATTTTTGGTGCAGGCAAACTGCCCGAAATCGGATCCGGTATCGGAAAAGGCATAAAAAATTTCAAAAAAGCGACCAAAGAAATAAATGAGGATGAAGACGAAAAAAAGATTTCAGACAAAAAGGATGCCTGA
- the pglX gene encoding BREX-1 system adenine-specific DNA-methyltransferase PglX → MNTAQIKAYAPKARTDFIKAVMERAARFGIHGDDDIDPLEFKGDVAIIGARAFSKKAGKLREKLVSRLKQSGFEMFVRSSAYTWFNRFVAIRYMELHGFLDHGFRVLSNPNGSDIPEILEHATDVDLPGLDRERVVELRLAGDQDNELYRMLIIAQCNALHKAMPFLFEKIDNEAELLLPDNLLHSNSPVRKMVTEIDEALWDDVEIIGWIYQFYIAEKKDEVIGKVVKSEDIPAATQLFTPNWIVKYMVQNTLGRMWMATYPESSLKEKMAYYIEPAEQVPEVQKEIDATTPRELNPEALTFLDPACGSGHILVEAYDILKEIYLERGYRTRDIPGLILGKNLYGLDIDDRAAQLAGFAVLMRARNDDRRLFSRDDLKLNIISIVETKGMDKGKLLDAVSKRAGENSAAKSIQALVDLFEHGKTFGSLITIPEELAGQLDDIQSIIESDQINGDDLFGFIAREELQSLRPVVNQAKFLAKKYDCVVANPPYMGGKGMNPKINDFLKINYTDVRTDLFSAFIVRNTKFTLPKGQLGFMSPFVWMFISSYEKLRKFLINQKTFTSLVQLEYSGFEGATVPICTFTIENAHMLNYKGGYVRLSDFRGANNQGPKALEAIQNPACGWFFNASAADFMKIPGSPIAYWVSEKTIQSFSENMSLIDFTPPKKGIDTGKNDLFLRFWFEPSIVSINFPFIKDEIDVSKYWYRFNKGGPFRKWFGNNNYVVNWHNDGADIREFKGSTIRNEKYFRENCLTWSDVTSSQFSARFSGEGAIHDNSGPCAFGNELNIKTSLAFLNSKISNFLLKLLNPTLHYQIGNIASLPIVKKIPGDMYDPINQMIEISKTDWNSNETSWSYNSHPFFHAEIHLAGLKHIYTKLCIHWQEQISEMLQLEEENNRIFIEAYGLKDELTPDVPLNEITLTCNPHYRYGKGKTEEEYETLLLTDTMKELISYAIGCMMGRYSLDEPGLIYAHSGNKGFDPSKYKTFPADDDGIIPIMDMEWFEDDAARRFVDFIKTAWPPETLDENLKFIADTLNPKGSESPADTIRRYLSTTFFKDHMKTYKKRPIYWLFSSGRQKAFECLVYLHRYNDSTLSRIRSNYVTPLQGNISARIEYLDHERDSSTTASAQKKIQKEIDLLKKKQMELKAFDDELRHFADMKISLDLDDGVKVNYGKFGNLLAEKKAITGEK, encoded by the coding sequence ATGAACACAGCACAAATTAAAGCATATGCACCCAAAGCAAGAACCGATTTTATAAAAGCGGTGATGGAAAGAGCTGCACGGTTTGGTATCCACGGAGATGATGATATTGATCCCCTTGAATTCAAGGGCGATGTGGCCATCATTGGCGCCCGGGCCTTTTCTAAAAAAGCAGGTAAACTCAGGGAGAAACTTGTCAGCCGGTTAAAACAATCGGGGTTTGAAATGTTCGTTCGGTCGAGTGCCTATACCTGGTTTAACCGGTTTGTGGCCATCCGTTATATGGAGCTTCACGGCTTTCTGGATCATGGATTCAGGGTTTTAAGCAACCCCAATGGTTCTGACATCCCTGAAATACTGGAACATGCAACCGATGTTGACCTGCCGGGCCTTGACAGGGAACGGGTGGTTGAACTCAGGCTTGCCGGAGATCAAGACAACGAACTTTACCGGATGCTGATCATTGCCCAGTGCAACGCCCTTCACAAGGCCATGCCTTTTTTATTTGAAAAAATTGACAATGAGGCTGAACTGCTGTTGCCGGACAATCTTTTGCACTCAAATTCTCCTGTCAGAAAGATGGTCACTGAAATTGATGAAGCCCTTTGGGATGATGTTGAAATCATCGGCTGGATTTATCAGTTTTATATCGCTGAGAAGAAAGATGAGGTCATCGGGAAGGTGGTTAAAAGCGAAGATATCCCCGCTGCCACCCAGCTCTTCACCCCCAACTGGATTGTGAAATACATGGTCCAGAACACCCTGGGGCGGATGTGGATGGCAACCTACCCGGAATCTTCCTTAAAAGAGAAGATGGCGTATTATATTGAACCGGCAGAACAGGTGCCTGAAGTCCAGAAAGAGATTGATGCCACAACTCCGAGGGAGTTAAATCCTGAAGCGTTAACCTTTTTAGATCCTGCCTGTGGTTCCGGCCACATCCTGGTGGAAGCCTATGATATCTTAAAAGAGATCTATCTTGAAAGGGGCTACAGAACCCGGGATATTCCCGGCCTGATCCTTGGAAAAAATCTTTATGGCCTTGATATTGACGATCGGGCGGCCCAGCTTGCCGGCTTTGCCGTTTTAATGAGGGCAAGAAACGATGACCGACGTCTGTTTAGCCGGGATGACCTGAAGTTGAATATTATATCCATTGTTGAAACCAAAGGAATGGATAAGGGCAAGCTCTTAGATGCGGTCTCAAAAAGGGCGGGGGAAAATTCTGCCGCAAAATCAATTCAGGCGCTGGTTGATCTGTTTGAACATGGAAAAACCTTTGGTTCGTTGATAACGATCCCGGAGGAACTGGCTGGCCAATTAGATGATATCCAATCCATTATAGAGTCCGATCAAATCAATGGCGATGATCTTTTTGGTTTTATTGCCAGAGAAGAGCTGCAAAGCTTGAGACCGGTTGTAAACCAGGCAAAATTTCTGGCAAAAAAATATGATTGTGTGGTTGCCAATCCGCCTTATATGGGTGGGAAGGGGATGAATCCAAAAATAAATGACTTCCTCAAGATTAACTATACAGATGTAAGAACTGATCTGTTTTCTGCCTTTATTGTCCGGAATACAAAATTCACACTGCCAAAAGGTCAACTTGGTTTTATGTCACCTTTCGTTTGGATGTTTATCTCCTCTTATGAAAAACTGCGTAAATTCTTGATTAATCAGAAAACTTTCACATCTCTTGTTCAGCTTGAATACTCAGGCTTTGAGGGGGCAACTGTTCCTATCTGCACCTTTACGATTGAAAACGCTCATATGCTTAATTACAAAGGTGGTTATGTACGGTTATCAGATTTTCGGGGAGCAAATAATCAGGGGCCAAAAGCACTGGAAGCGATTCAAAATCCAGCCTGTGGTTGGTTCTTTAATGCTTCTGCTGCAGATTTTATGAAAATCCCTGGCAGTCCGATTGCGTATTGGGTGAGCGAAAAAACAATTCAAAGCTTTTCAGAAAATATGTCTTTAATAGATTTTACACCGCCTAAAAAAGGAATTGATACAGGTAAAAATGATTTGTTTTTAAGATTTTGGTTCGAACCTTCTATCGTTAGCATCAATTTCCCCTTCATAAAAGACGAAATTGATGTATCAAAATATTGGTATCGGTTCAATAAAGGTGGTCCCTTCAGAAAATGGTTTGGAAATAACAATTATGTTGTTAATTGGCACAATGATGGTGCAGATATCCGAGAATTCAAAGGAAGTACAATACGAAATGAAAAATATTTTCGTGAGAACTGTTTAACTTGGTCAGATGTAACATCATCTCAATTTAGTGCAAGATTTTCAGGGGAAGGTGCTATTCACGATAATTCAGGTCCCTGTGCATTTGGGAATGAATTAAATATAAAAACAAGTTTAGCTTTTCTGAATTCAAAAATTTCCAATTTTTTATTAAAATTATTAAATCCAACATTGCATTATCAGATAGGCAATATCGCCTCCTTGCCTATAGTAAAAAAGATTCCAGGCGATATGTATGATCCTATCAATCAAATGATTGAAATTTCGAAAACCGATTGGAATTCTAACGAAACCTCATGGAGTTATAATAGCCATCCTTTTTTTCATGCAGAAATCCATCTGGCAGGATTGAAACATATTTACACTAAACTTTGTATTCATTGGCAAGAACAAATATCCGAAATGCTACAACTCGAAGAAGAAAACAACCGCATCTTCATCGAAGCCTATGGCCTTAAGGATGAACTCACCCCAGACGTTCCGCTTAACGAAATCACCCTGACCTGCAACCCCCATTACCGCTATGGAAAAGGAAAAACAGAAGAAGAATACGAAACCCTCCTTCTCACCGACACCATGAAAGAGCTGATCTCCTACGCCATCGGCTGCATGATGGGAAGATACAGCCTGGATGAACCCGGCTTGATTTATGCCCACAGCGGCAACAAAGGGTTTGATCCATCAAAATATAAAACCTTTCCTGCCGATGATGACGGCATTATCCCGATCATGGATATGGAGTGGTTCGAGGATGATGCAGCCCGGCGATTTGTTGACTTTATTAAAACAGCCTGGCCCCCAGAAACCCTTGATGAAAACCTGAAATTTATTGCAGACACTCTGAACCCCAAGGGCAGCGAATCACCGGCGGATACCATCAGGCGATACCTGAGCACCACATTCTTTAAAGACCACATGAAAACATACAAGAAACGACCCATCTACTGGCTGTTTTCAAGCGGCAGGCAAAAGGCGTTTGAATGCCTTGTCTATCTGCATCGGTATAATGATTCAACCCTGTCAAGAATTCGGTCCAATTATGTAACCCCGCTCCAGGGTAATATCAGCGCCCGGATTGAATATCTTGACCATGAAAGGGATTCGTCCACAACGGCCTCTGCCCAGAAAAAGATCCAAAAGGAAATCGATTTATTAAAGAAAAAGCAGATGGAACTGAAAGCCTTTGATGATGAGCTGCGGCATTTTGCAGACATGAAAATTTCCCTTGATCTGGATGACGGGGTAAAGGTGAATTATGGAAAATTTGGGAACCTTCTTGCAGAGAAAAAAGCAATCACCGGGGAAAAATGA
- a CDS encoding helix-turn-helix domain-containing protein, translated as MEQPEGKIIEFKRDLSSPKPMMKALVAFANTAGGRLIIGVSDDRQVLGVEDPLSQEERLCSMIADSIAPRLVPNIEMITIEDKTLLIAEVFLSSSRPHFLRSEGGETGVYVRLGSTNRQADQELIAELRRSVEGVAFDEMPMPELSIDDIDTRAIAQSAREKSPMGERELRTLKLLVPHQGRLVPSKGAIILFGRDRRYYFSDVWVQCGRFTGRDKADIFDHIEIYDPLPQAVDSIMLFLKKHAMRGADFSEVRRKDVWSIPLGILREAVINALVHADYSQRGAPIRISFFDDRIEIENPGILLPGMTIKDMKEGISRIRNPVIARLFREMNLIEQWGTGVPRMFKQAQELGLPEPQIVELGMRVRFIVHLAEQVRIQTQPATQQVTQQVTQQVTRLLEKMEGEISRSQLMQALQLKDRVNFSRIYLEPALAMNLIEMTQPDSPKSPTQKYRLTAKGQGLLSTDDSGKG; from the coding sequence TTGGAACAACCTGAAGGTAAAATAATTGAATTCAAAAGGGATCTGTCTTCACCCAAGCCAATGATGAAAGCACTTGTGGCATTTGCCAATACTGCCGGTGGACGGCTGATTATCGGTGTCAGTGACGACCGGCAGGTGCTGGGGGTTGAAGACCCGCTGTCACAGGAGGAACGGCTGTGCAGCATGATCGCCGATTCCATTGCACCCCGCCTTGTGCCGAACATCGAAATGATCACCATTGAGGATAAAACCCTTTTAATTGCCGAAGTTTTTCTCAGCAGTTCCCGCCCCCATTTTCTGCGTTCCGAAGGTGGGGAAACCGGCGTTTATGTCCGGCTGGGTTCAACCAACCGCCAGGCTGACCAGGAGCTGATTGCAGAGCTTCGCCGGTCAGTGGAGGGAGTGGCATTTGACGAGATGCCAATGCCTGAGCTTTCCATTGATGATATAGATACCCGGGCCATTGCCCAAAGTGCCCGTGAAAAATCTCCCATGGGTGAGAGAGAACTCAGAACACTCAAGTTGCTTGTACCCCACCAGGGGAGGCTGGTTCCTTCAAAAGGGGCCATCATTTTATTTGGCAGGGATCGCAGATATTATTTTTCTGATGTATGGGTGCAGTGCGGACGGTTTACCGGTCGAGACAAGGCAGATATTTTTGATCACATTGAGATTTACGACCCTCTTCCCCAGGCGGTTGACAGTATCATGCTGTTTCTGAAGAAGCATGCCATGCGCGGGGCCGATTTTTCAGAGGTCAGGCGTAAAGATGTCTGGAGCATTCCCCTGGGTATTTTGCGTGAAGCTGTCATTAATGCCCTGGTTCATGCAGACTACTCCCAGCGGGGGGCTCCCATCCGGATTTCCTTTTTTGATGACCGCATTGAAATTGAAAATCCCGGAATTCTTCTGCCCGGCATGACCATCAAAGATATGAAAGAAGGTATATCAAGAATCAGGAACCCGGTTATTGCCCGTCTTTTTCGGGAGATGAATCTGATTGAGCAATGGGGAACCGGTGTGCCCCGCATGTTCAAACAGGCTCAAGAACTGGGACTGCCGGAACCTCAGATTGTGGAATTAGGAATGAGGGTCAGGTTTATTGTTCATCTGGCCGAGCAGGTACGTATTCAGACCCAGCCGGCAACCCAACAAGTAACCCAACAAGTAACCCAACAAGTAACCCGGCTGCTGGAAAAAATGGAAGGAGAAATAAGCCGATCACAGCTTATGCAAGCCTTACAATTAAAAGATCGAGTGAATTTTTCCCGTATTTATCTTGAACCGGCACTTGCGATGAATTTGATTGAAATGACGCAACCGGATTCTCCCAAAAGCCCAACGCAAAAATACCGGCTCACGGCAAAGGGACAGGGATTGCTATCCACAGATGACAGCGGAAAGGGCTAA